A DNA window from Pseudomonas sp. B21-056 contains the following coding sequences:
- a CDS encoding S1 RNA-binding domain-containing protein, translated as MALVGRYNSLQVVKHTNFGLYLDGGADGEILLPNRYIPKDIPSEDEDWLNVFIYLDSDDKLIATTEKPKVQVGEFASLKVVEVNSIGVFLDWGLPKDLLLPFSEEKRQMTAGDYCVVHVYLDKHTRRITATARLDRHLDKTPANYAPGQEVDLLVAEATDMGFKAIINNRHWGLIHKNEVFKFLRPGKQEKGYIKEIRGDGKISLSLQPVGQEAATSLNAKILAKLRDNNGTLPVSDKSDPALISSLFGVSKGNFKKAIGALYKNGQIVIHADRIELS; from the coding sequence ATGGCTTTAGTCGGTCGCTACAACAGTTTGCAAGTGGTTAAACACACGAACTTCGGTTTATATCTGGACGGTGGTGCGGACGGCGAAATCCTTTTGCCCAATCGTTATATCCCCAAGGATATTCCCAGTGAAGATGAAGACTGGCTCAATGTTTTCATTTACCTGGACAGCGACGACAAACTGATCGCGACCACGGAAAAACCCAAAGTCCAGGTCGGTGAATTCGCCAGTCTGAAAGTGGTTGAAGTCAACAGCATCGGCGTGTTCCTCGACTGGGGCCTGCCCAAGGATCTGTTGCTGCCGTTCTCGGAAGAGAAACGCCAGATGACGGCCGGGGATTATTGCGTGGTGCACGTCTATCTCGATAAGCATACCCGCCGCATCACCGCTACGGCGCGGCTGGACCGTCACCTGGACAAGACGCCGGCCAACTACGCGCCGGGCCAGGAAGTGGACCTGCTGGTTGCCGAAGCCACCGACATGGGCTTCAAGGCGATCATCAATAACCGCCACTGGGGACTTATCCACAAGAACGAAGTCTTCAAGTTCCTGCGCCCCGGCAAGCAGGAAAAAGGTTACATCAAGGAAATCCGTGGGGACGGCAAGATCAGCCTGAGCCTGCAACCGGTCGGCCAGGAAGCCGCCACCAGCCTGAATGCCAAGATCCTCGCCAAGTTGCGTGACAACAACGGCACCCTGCCGGTCAGCGACAAGAGCGATCCGGCGCTGATCAGCAGCCTGTTTGGCGTGAGCAAGGGCAACTTCAAGAAGGCCATTGGTGCGCTGTACAAGAATGGGCAGATTGTTATTCATGCGGATCGTATTGAGTTGAGTTGA